DNA sequence from the Fusarium verticillioides 7600 chromosome 2, whole genome shotgun sequence genome:
CTGAGAACCTTGACCGCCATGCCGCAAGCTTCCTTCAGAGTGCAGTCTTCCTTGTAATCCTGCTTGAGGAGACTCTGTGCGCTTGCGTTGTTGGCACCCGCACTTGTAGCCTTCCAGCCACCATAGTTGCCAGAGGGGTTGCTGAGATAGAGCTGGAATTGTCTACGAGGATCCCAACCGGCATAGATGAAAGACACACCGAAGGGTCGTAGGCCACCGTGTTGGGTGTATCCCTGCTTAAGATCGCAAAGTCGACGCACAAGCTGTTCGCAAGGAATGTCTTCGTTATAAGTGAGGAGGTATCGCTGAGCGGCTTGTCGGGCGTAGTTGATAAGAATGTTGGCATCGGCGGTCATGCCAGCGACGGCGCAAATCATGTTGCTAAACGAAAATATTGTTAATAAACAACCTTCAACCTAGCGAGGTAGACAAAGGAGGGTTTGCGCACTCGTTCAAGATGTAGAGCTTCTCGGCGGAGGTGTCTTGCTCCAAAAGCTTCGAGGTGACCTTTCGCTCGGCAGCTAAGACGATACCATCCTTTGCCAGGATGCCAATGGCTGTACCTGCGTGTGAGATGGCTTCTAGAGCATATTCGACCTGGTACAGACGTCCCTCTGGTGAAAAGATGGTTGTCTATAGAAGCCGGTTAGCTTGGTGGGAGAGCTTCGAGGTACTGGAGCTTCAAGGGCCAACGTACTCGGGAATCGTAACGGCGAGACATGATGGATTCGTTGTGATTacgagatgagagagatggagaatGTGGTAAGCCTCTCTGAAACAACTAAAAACAAGGTCGAAAGTAACAAAGAGCCGTCGTGATGGTGACAGTCTGGctgagatggtgttgaggctgtggaTTCGTCTACGTCGTTACCTGTAACGGAGCTCTAGGCCGCC
Encoded proteins:
- a CDS encoding proteasome subunit alpha type-4, giving the protein MSRRYDSRTTIFSPEGRLYQVEYALEAISHAGTAIGILAKDGIVLAAERKVTSKLLEQDTSAEKLYILNDNMICAVAGMTADANILINYARQAAQRYLLTYNEDIPCEQLVRRLCDLKQGYTQHGGLRPFGVSFIYAGWDPRRQFQLYLSNPSGNYGGWKATSAGANNASAQSLLKQDYKEDCTLKEACGMAVKVLSKTMDSTKLSSEKIEFATVGQTEDGKIYHRLWSADEITALLKEHDLAKNEETEEK